ATATCTATAGTCCCCATATTTATCAAATTCACTAACTATATAATCTGCATAAGAATCTAAACTTCCACTCAATTGCTCTCTATTTAAATTACAAAACGAACAAATTTTATCACAATATGGTGTATGAACATATATAGCTCTTGGAACATCTTTAGGTTCCTCTTTTAATCTGTTTAAAAATTCTTCCTCTGTAACTCTTTTTTGAGGATAATACTTTCCTATCAATCCACTAGAATTATGATGACTCTTATATCTTGTTTCAAAATACATTATTTAATCACTTCCCTTTAGTCTCTATATCTATTGCTTGTGCTCCAGCCAACTTTATATCTGACATTATATCTACTACATCTCCATAATCGATTCCTCTATCAGCTAATATTGCTACTCTTTTATTTTCCATTAGTACAATTATATTTTTTATTTTTTCTTGCAATTCATCTTTTCTTATATCTACTATGGAACTCTCTTTTTGTCTGTCTATTTTTATTTTTAGCTCTCCATTACTTGTAACTAAAATTGAAATTTTATCAACAGCTTCTGTTATTTCAGAAACCTCTGATTTAGGTAAATCTATTTTCATACCCTTCATATCATCAAATGTTGTAGCAACCATAAAAAATATTAGAAGTAAAAATACTACATCTATTAATGGAGTTAAATCTGGTGTTAATTGTTTTCTTTGATAATTCATAAACCCTTTTGATTTAAACATATTCTATACCTACATCTTTCTTAAAATATTTATAAATTCCACTACATTTTTTTCCATATCAACCAATGCTTTTTCAATCTTTTTTTGGTAGAAATTATAAAATATTAAAGCAGGTATTGCTACAATTAAACCTGATGCTGTTGTGATTAATGCTTGTGAAATTCCAAAAGCTAGAACTGTTGGATCTCCTGCTCCATGTTTTGACATAGCTGTAAATGCCCCAATCATTCCTGTTACAGTTCCTAATAACCCTGCTAATGGAGTTACATTAGCTGCTAAAGCTAAAATCCACATATTTTTTTCTAATTTTGGCATCTCTCTTAAGGCACACTCTCTTGCTTTCTCTTCTAAATAATCATAAGTACAACAATTCATTTTTTCACCATTATATTCTATTAAAATTGTTTTCATTACTTTTGCTGATGTATTTTTAAAGCAATCACATGCTTTTATAGCTCTTTCTCTTTCATTATTTTTGATAAATTTTTCTAAATGATTTATTAAAAGTTCTCCATTATCTTTTTCATTTTTGAAAAAGTAGTACCCTCTTTCTAATATCACACTAAGACCTGCTACTGATAAAAATATTATCACAGCCATTAATGGTCCTCCTGCTTTGATTATATCTATCATACATTCCCTCCTAAAATTAAATATTTTGACATTCAAAGTTATTATAATGATTTTGTACTAAATAGTCAATATATTTTTCAAACAAAGTATTTTTTTATAAATAATTTGATAATTAAAATATTTTTTGTTATAATCATTATGGATTTACTACTTATTTTTTGGAGGAATTATGAAGTTTTTTATTTTTTCAATAGTTTTACATATATTTATTTTTATTTTTGGTTTTTCTTTAGATTCAAACAAAAGTTTTGAAATTAATAATGTTGGAAATGATTTTAGTACTCCATCTATCTCTGTTAATTTCAATTCAATGCAAATAACTCCACAACCGCAACCAACCGAATCATCAGATGAAATTCTAAAAGAGGTTTTAGAAGAAAAGGTAGAAGAAAAAATAGATAAACCTAAATTTGAGGAGAAAAAAAGAGAAGTTATAAAAAAAGATAATAAAAAAATTTCTAAACCTAAAAAAGTTTTAGAAAAAAAGAAAAATGAACTCACTAAAAAATCTCACCAATCAGAAAATACAAATACACCTACAAATACTAATACTGATTTAATTGAGCTCTCGCAAGGTGTATTTGCTGCTAAAAATCAAGGGGTCCAAGGACTTAAATATTCTTTTATTTCTCAACCTGATCCAGAGTATCCTTTAGCTGCTAAAAGAGTATCATACACTAAAGAAGTTTCTATTAAGGTTAGATTTCTTGTGGGATTAAATGGTGAAATTGAAGATATTAAATTTTACAGTGATAAAGATAGTTTAGGTTTCCAAAAAGAAGTCGAAAAAACTTTAAACAAGTGGAAATTGACTCCTGTAACTTTAAATAATAAACCAATAAAGCTATACTTTTATAAAGAATTTAAATTTAATCAAAAATAATGGGAGGATTTTAATTTTATGAAAATACTTATTACATATTCATCAAAAACTGGAAATACAGAAAAAATAGCTCAAGCTATTCATAAAGGTATTCCAACTGCTAACCTTTTACCAATCTCTGAAATTGTAAACTTAGATTATGATTTAATTTTTGTAGGTGGTTGGATTGATAGAGCCACTTTCGATCAAACAGCATTGACTTTAGCTAAACAAATTTTTGATAAAAATGTTGCATACTTCTTTACTTTAGGTGCTTATCCACACTCTGAACATGCTAAAGATTGTGTTAACAACATTGAAACTCTATTAAAAAATAATAATAACAATATTTTAGGTGGATACTTTTGTCAAGGAGCCATTGATCCAAAGTTAATCTCTTGGTTATCAACACTTCCATCTGATCACAAAATGTCTCCAAACGAAGAAAGAAAAAAAAGATGGGAAGATGCTAAATCACATCCAGACCAATTGGATTTAGATAAAGCTACTGAATTTAGTTTAGATATTATTTCTAAGCACAAATAAAATAAAAAATAGGGAAAAGCTAGCATAACTTTTCCCTATTTTTACTTTTATAAACTTTTAAAACTTTCTAAACACTCTTCAATCAACTCTTTCTTCTCATTTCTTGGAACATACACTGCAAATATCTCCTTTTCATCCTCTCCGAAGAATTTTATAGAATAGCTCTCTCTTCCAAACATTATATCTTTTACTAAAAAAATCTCTTTTATTTTTCCCACACTTAAATGTCCACCTATTGTTGAATTTTTATCGTGGAAATTTAAGAATCCATGAGCATAAAATCCTTTTGGGAACTTATCTTGTATTTCTAATACAAAACTTGGAGTAATAACTAATAAAAATACCTTTTCCCACCCTCTTAATATATCGAACAAGTCATCGATTTTTTCTATATCATACTTTTTTACAGTTGGTGCCTCTCTTAAAACTTCAATCATTGAAATATCTAATTCTTTAGCTATTTTATTTAAAGAAGCCTTTTCGTCGTTTACCAGTATCTCGTTTATCTTATTTTTCATAAATCCCTCCTACACTATATTATGTAAGAAAAATATATTATATTTTAAAAACTTTGTCAATCAAATATTTTTAAAATATTCGATTACTTTAAAATTTTCATTAAATTTAACTTCATCTATCACATAATTTTCGCCAAAATTTTCCATATCTTCATATAATTTCTTAAATGTTATTATCTCTACACTCATTGTTAGTTTATAATTTTTTTCATCTGTTGTTTCACATTCAATCGTTGAAATATAACCCATTTTTTTTAACATATCTAAAATCCCTCTAGTTAACTCTGTTGGTATTTTTAAACTTTCAGATATCTCTATAGCAGATATTGGTTTATTATTTTTCAAATAATTTTCCATCAATGTTAGTAATACTTTTTGAGTAACCCTATACTTTGAAATAAAATTTATTTTTTTTATTATTCCAATTTTTCCTAAACTATCTCTATTTTGTAAAATATATGAAAAGTGTGCTCCTATTAAAATTAAAAACCATACAATTTTTAACCATATTAAAGAAAGTAACAGAACTGAAAAGCTTCCATAAATTTTATTATATGTTGTTATTATTATCTGTAATCTTACTAATAGCATATTACTTTGATTTAATAAAAATGAAATTATAAAACTACTCCAAAGAGTTGGAACTAAGTTTACTTTTGTATTTGGAAGAACAGTATAAAAAAATATAAAAAATATCCACAATGCTAAATATGGTGCTATTAACTGTATTATATGTTTACTGTAAAATATATCGGTTTTTAGATTAGTTAATATATTAGCTCCAATCACACTTACTGGTAACATTAAAAAAACAATAAAATAATCAGTTACTTTCCTAAAAACACCTCTTGTTTTTCTAATTCCCCATATACTATTTAAGGCTTTTTCAATCACAGAAAACATTGATATGATAACCCAACCTAATGATAAAAATCCTACTCCTGCAATAATTCCACTTCTAGTATTTTGTAGCAAATTCTGAGTTGTTTCTAGTATAAGATTTACAGTCTCCTCATTTAACGGGGAACTCTCTGTTAGTTGTTTAAGATAATAATTATCTATCCCAAACCATCTTCCAATACTAAACGCTATCGCTAAAACAGGTATAAAAGATAATGTTGTAAAATAACATAAGGTATTTGCCCATAAATTTGAATTTGATCTTTTATAATTTTCTAAAGCTCCCTTCATTTGACTATAAAAATGAGTTAGTTGCAATTCACTTATATAATCTTTTATTTTATTTATAAACTTTAAAATCATCTCATCCCTCCCAATATATTCTTTTCTAATTTTATCACATTTCCTTTATTAAAAAAATTAAAAGAACCTCTTTTACAAGGTTCTTTTAATACGGGGAGATTATTTATTTTTATAACACTTTTTTCTTTATTATATCTTTTAGACAAATATCTTTTAAAAAAAGTTTTATTTTTTTATTTTTTATACAGCTTCATCAATATCTTTTGGAATTCCAAAGAAATATGTTATTATAAATCCTGCTATATAAGATATTGCTAATCCAATTATATAATATAAAATTTTTCCTGGAATAACTAATGGAATAGCTGTTATTCCTGCTGGTCCAAAGGCTATTGTTTGAACTTTTGTGGCTGCTAAAAATGCTCCACCTATTCCACCTGCTATTGAAGCTGTTATGAATGGTTTTCCTAAAGGAAGTGTTACCCCATAAAGCATTGGCTCCCCTATTCCTAATATTGCAACAGGCATTGCTGATCTTATTATATCTCTTAGTTTTTTATTTTTTTTTGCCTTTATATAGATTGCTGCTGCTCCACCTATTTGTCCTCCACCTGCCATACAAAGTATTGGAAATAAGGAGATACTTCCAAATTGTGTTAGTTGAACCATATAAAATGGTATTAGTCCATGATGTAATCCAACCATTAATAGAGGTAAAAATGATGCTGCTAATATAAATCCACCTATTATTGCCATCGGTCCTTCACTCATTATAAAGAATGAGAAAACTTTTATAATTCCATCTGAAACTACTCCTGCAAAAGGCATTATTGCAAATATTGTTAATGTTCCTACTATTAATAATGCAATCATAGGAGTTAAAATTGTATCTAGAAAATCTGGTATAATTTTTCTTAGTTGCTTTTCGACCCAAGCTAAAATTGCAACACCTATTATCACACCAATTATTCCACCTTTACCAGGAATTAAGATACTATTTAACGGTACTTCTGCATTGTATAAGCCTAATGCTTTTGAAAATATATTTATATTACCACTTATTGTTATTGCTCCAATAACTCCACCTAAAGCAGGTGTTGCTCCAAACTCATTAGCTGAATTTATACCCACAAATATTGCAAAATATGCAAATAAACCACTACCTAAAGTTTGAAAAAATGTTATCCACATAGGCATATCTTTTATTCCTTCTGCTGTATATACATTTTGAAAATATCCTGCTATTCCATTTAAAAGCCCCGCCCCTATTATCGCTGGAATTAATGGAATAAATATATTTGCTAACCTTCTTAATACTGATGAGAACTTACTTTGCTTTGATTTTACACTCTCTTTTGTTTTTTTCCATTCATCGTTATTAGCCGATATTTCTCCACAAAGTTTTTTCATTTCATCCGCTATTTTTTTACTCTTTCCTGGTCCTACAACTACTTGAATCGTATCATCTTTTATTACTTTTATAACCCCTGGAATTTCATCCAAGTTTTTAAAATCTACTTTATCATTATTCTTAACAGAAACTCTTACTCTTGTCATACAATTATTTATAACTGCTATATTATCTTTTGACCCTAATTTTTCAATTATCTCTTTTGCAATTGATTGATTATCCATTTTACTCTCCCCTTGATATTATTTTACTGCTTCTCTTATAAAACCTTTAGATTCATTTAATCTTTCCACTGCTTCTTCTCTGTTACATCTTAATAAAACCATTATAATTGCTACTTTTACTTGATTATTAGCTTTTTCTAATGTTTCTTGAGCGATTTCATAACTACACCCCGTTATTTGCATCACATTATTTTTTGCTCTCTCCTGTAACTTTACATTAGTAATTTTTAAATCAACCATTAAATTTTCATAAACTTTTCCTATTCCTGTCATTGAAGCAGTACTAATCATATTTAAAATTAATTTTTGAGCTGTTCCCGCTTTCATTCTTGTAGACCCCGTTAAAACTTCAGGTCCTACTTCTACCTCTATTGCCACATCTGCTATCTCTCCAATTTTACTTCTTTTATTACACGCAATCGCTATTGTTTTACAACCTAACTTTTTTGCATATTCAATTCCACCTATTGCATAAGGTGTTCTTCCTGATGCTGCTATTCCACAAACTATATCATTTGATCTCAGCTCTATTCCATTTAACTCTTCTATAGCTAATTCTTTAGAATCTTCAGCCCCCTCTTGAGCTTCCACAAAAGCTTTTTCTCCTCCTGCTATCAATCCCATTACTTTTGTCTTATCTACTCCAAACGTTGGGGGACATTCCACCGCATCTAAAACCCCTAATCTTCCGCTTGTTCCAGCTCCCATATATATCAATCTTCCACCATTATTAAAAGCTTCTATTATTAATTTTACAGCCTTCTCAATCTCTGGAATAACCTCTTGAATACTTTCTGGAACTCTTTTATCCTCTTCATTTATAAGTGTTAAAATCTCTTTTATACTCATACTATCCATATTCATACTCTTTAAATTTCTTGTTTCCGTTGTTTTTCCTTCCAATATCTTTTCCATTTATTTTTCCACCCATCCCACTATTTTTTTACTTTTTTCTATATATTTTTTTACTTTTCTATAATCTTTTTGCATTAATCTTAAAAAAATACTATCTAATATTATCATTTGCGCCATTCTCGATGAAATAGCTGAACTTCTTAATATACTTTCTTTAGAAACAACCCCAATATTATAATCACTTAAAGAAGAAAGACTATTTTTCCCAATTGATGTTATTGATACAACACAAATTTTCATATCTTTAGCAATTTTTACAACATCTAAAACTTCTTGCGTTTCCCCTCTATGAGATATTGCTATAACTAAATCTTTTTCATTCATCGTTGAAAGCTTCATAAGTTGCATCTGTTTACTATCATAGTGAACAGTGTCTATTTTTATTTTCATTAATTTTAATTCTAAATCTCTAGCTACAATAGATGACATTCCCGCACCTATTATCAAAATACGACCACTTTCTCTAATTTTCTCTATAATAGTTTCGAAATTTTTATAATCAATTACTCCCACAGTACTATTTAAAGCTTCGATAGTTTCTGCTAATGTTTTTTTTGTAACCTCTTCTAAAGAATCTTCTAAGTCTATATCACTATGTATTTTATTTTTTGATGAACTTTTTTTATTTTCTAAATCCCTTTCTAATTGTAACTTAAATGCTATGTATCCTGAAAATCCTATTTTTTTTATAAATTTAATAATTGAAGATTGACTTACTCCTATTTTTTTAGCTAACTCTGTCGAAGTAATCTCTCCTATTACGTTTTTATTTTTAACAATATATGTAGCAATTATTTTTTCACTCTCAGATAAGTTGTTTTTCATACTTTTTATAATATTTTCAATCATAGTTCCTCCTTTACAGACATATATTACACTATATCAATTCCAAAATCAAGAATTTTTTATTTTATTTTTTTCGCTTGTATAAGAATATTTTATTCCTATAATTAAATAAAAAAAGTGGAGAAATATTTCTCCACAAACTTTATTTCACTTTTTTTATTGTATCTACAACAGTACCATCTCTATACTCAACAACTGCAACTATTTCATCTTCAAATTCAATTTCATTCTCTTGCCCAGTCATATTTCTAGCTATTTCTCTTAACTCCTCTATTGTCTTTATCGGAAGTTTAGAATCTTTAAATTTTTCTAACAAATCTTTTCTTAAAGGATTTATAGCAATTCCTCTTTCAGTTACAAGAATATCAACCGTTTCACCAGGTGTAGTTAATGTTGTAACTTTATCTTTTACAACAGATATTCTAGAGTTAACAAGCTGTGATACTATTATACATAATTTTGAACCTGCAGCTGTATCAGAGTGACCACCTGATCCTCCCATTATAACCCCGTTAGACCCTGTTGTTACATTTACATTAAAGTTTGTATCAATCTCTGTAGCTCCTAAAATAACAACATCTAACTTATTTACAACTGCTCCTTTATTGTTTGCATTAGCATACATTGATGCTGACATCGTTATGTGTGCTGGATTTTCCTTAGCTGATTTTATAGCATCTAAGTCAAAACATTGAACATCAAATAAAGCTTTAAACAATCCCTCTTTGTACATATCAACAATGTATCCTGTTATTCCTCCAGATGCAAAACTTCCGCAAATCTCTTTTTGCTTCATTATATTTTTTAACTGTGCTGCTACAGCTAAAGATATTCCTCCTGCACCAGTTTGAAAACTCATACCATTCTTTAAGTATCCAGATTCCTCAATAAATTTCGCTGTTAAATCTGCAACTTTTAATCCAATTGGATTTTTAGTTATTTGAGTTGTTCCTGACACAATTCCTTTCGGATCTCCTATTGCATCTACAACTAAAACATAATCTACTAAAGTTTGATTTATTTCAATTGTCGTGTTTGGATACTCAACTAGATTATCTGTTATAGCTACAACTATATTTGCTAACTCTGCATCTGTATGTGCATATCCTAATGCTCCACAAGCTGATTTTCCATCTACACCATTTATATTTCCATATTCATCACTTGTAGGAGCTGCCATGAATGCAACATCAATAGTTCTCTCTCCTGATTCAAATATTCTTGCTCTTCCACCATGTGTATGCATTATAGCAGGTCTTTCTAACTTCCCTTGAGATATAGCTTCGGCTACTGGTCCAGATATATATGCTGCATATATTTGAGTCACTACCTTATCTTCTATCATTTTTACTAACCCTTTATGACAAGGGAATATAGAACTTGCTGCTATTGTTATATTTTTATATCCTCTTTTTGCAATCTCTTCCATTACCATATTTAAAACAAAATCCCCATTTCTTAAATGGTGGTGAAACGAAACTACCATCCCATCCTTCAATGGTAATTTATCCATTAATTTGTTTAAATCTGTATGTAATTTTGAATCTTGAGCAGATATAGTTTTAAATTTAAAATCCTTTTTTATTACTCCATCTTTATTTGAAAGATACCCTTTATATTGTTTTACATTTCCATATCCTTCTATAAATTCAGGAATTTCTCTCCCTAAAATATTTTTCATTAGAACACCTCACCCTAAATTAATCTAATAATCCAATCATTTCAGCAATTTCTAAAGTTTGGATAGCTCTATTTATAATTGGAAGATCAACCATCTTTCCATCTAAAGAGAACACTCCTAATCCTTCTTTTTCCGCTTCTTCTTTTGCTGCCATAACTCTTAAAGCATGATTTATCTCCTGCTTTGTTGGAGAATATACTTCATGAATTGTATCTATTTGTCTTGGGTTTATAGCTAACTTTCCAGAGAATCCTAACATTTTAGCTTTTCTCGAATCTGCAGCTAATCCTTCGTAATCATTTGTATCAGTAAAAGGTGTATCTATTGCATCTACTTTTAATGCTTTACAAGCATTTACTACCTTTGTTCTAGCATAAAATAACTCTTCTGAATCTTTAGTTCTTTTTACTGCTAAATCTGCTGCTAAATCTTCTCCACCTAATAAAACAGCTTGAATTCTATTAGAAGACTTTATTGTTTCATAAACAGTTTCCACTCCGTAAGCTGTCTCTACTAAAGCATGAACTTTTATAGTTCCTACTTCAAAGCCTTCCTCTTTTTCAATTCTTTCTAACTCTTTTTCCAAAATTTCCATATCTTCTGGAGTAGCCTTTGGAAGTAGTATTGCATCTGGCTTTAATCTAGCCATTTTATCTATATCTGTCATTGCAAATGGAGATGATAATGGATTTATTCTTATTACAACTTCTGTTTCTCCATAATTCATCGTTCTCATAGCTTCTGTTACTAGTATTCTTGCTGCATCTTTTTCTGTTAAAGCAACTGCATCTTCTAAATCAAATATTACTGAGTCTGCTCCAAATGTATCTGCTGTTTGTAGCATCCCTGGGTTATTTCCAGGCATAAATAACATTGTTCTTCTTAATTTCACACTAACACCTCACCTTAAAAGGAATATTTAACAACCTCTTTTAACAGCTCCCTCAATTCTAGCTCTTATTGTATAATCTAAAGCTCCTTTATCTTGAGCCTTTACTAAAACTGAAGTAATTCCCATCTCTTTTAATTTCTCTTCAATAACCATTTTTATATGATTTCCAAACTGCTTTTCTACAACACTTTCTAATTCAATACTTATTCCATTTTCACTTGGAGTTAACATTACAAATATATCATTAGACTCTAATGTTCCACATTTAGCGGGTTTATTTATTGTCATTCTATTCACCTCTTAGAATTTTCTATAAAATTAAAGGAAAAGGTAGGAGACCCCCACCTTTTCCCAGAATTAAAAGTCTATTACTTTCTTCTGTTTACTAAAGCTTCTACTCTGCTCATTTCGTTAAATACAATCATGTATCCTTCGTCAACACCCATTCCTGGTTTTGCTAAAACTTGAAGAGCTCCACATGCCATAGCTATGTTAGTAGTAACCTCAGCTGATCTGTTAGTCTCGTTACAAGTTCCTCCACAGTAAGAACCAATTCCTACTTTATTACAATAAAGAATTGCATCTGCTATGTTATTTACTCCTCCTAAATCTGGAGTTTTTATTTGAACTACATGTCCAGCTTTAGCATCAGCAAAAGCTGCGATATCCTCATAAGTGTTACACCACTCATCAGCAACTAACTCGATTCCCATGTTTCTTCTATCTACTTCAGCTGTTAATGCTGCTAAAGCTTCAATTTGCTTATCTCTATCTTCTACGTCCATAGGACCTTCAATTCTTAATTTAAATGGTTTTGCTGCATCTACTAATGTTTGTAAATAGTCTGCCATTTTTGTTGTATCCCCATCAAATGCTGCTCCAATTGTTCCGTATACATCTATGTGTAAAATAGGAGTATAGTCTTCTGAATCTCTTAAGTGGATTATTCTATCTCTTAACCATCCAACGTATTCAAGTAATAACTCTCCATTTTTACCTAATTTTGTTTCTACATGATTTATTAAAGCATGTGGTAAAACATCAGCAGATTTTATAATCATTTTGTCTGCATTCTCGTATCTGTTATCTCCTGATTGAGTGAATATAGGTCTTTTTGAAATTTCTAAACCTGTATTATAGTCTTTTTGAATAACTTCAGCCATAGTTACTTTTCTAGCTTTTGCTACAGCATCTAATAAAGCTTGAGTAATTCCATATCTTATAGCAGTATGTAATCTTTTTCCATCTAATAACATTCCATCGAACTCTTCAGCTAATGATTTGAAGTTATCTAACTCTTTTCCAATTAACTTTGGAGCGATTTCTTTTTCAATTACTGGAATAAAATCTTTAGCTAGGAATAATGGGTCTCTTCCTCCCGCACCAGAATACTGTACTGCTGCACAATCTCCAAATGCTACTTGAC
This window of the Cetobacterium somerae ATCC BAA-474 genome carries:
- a CDS encoding YhjD/YihY/BrkB family envelope integrity protein; translated protein: MILKFINKIKDYISELQLTHFYSQMKGALENYKRSNSNLWANTLCYFTTLSFIPVLAIAFSIGRWFGIDNYYLKQLTESSPLNEETVNLILETTQNLLQNTRSGIIAGVGFLSLGWVIISMFSVIEKALNSIWGIRKTRGVFRKVTDYFIVFLMLPVSVIGANILTNLKTDIFYSKHIIQLIAPYLALWIFFIFFYTVLPNTKVNLVPTLWSSFIISFLLNQSNMLLVRLQIIITTYNKIYGSFSVLLLSLIWLKIVWFLILIGAHFSYILQNRDSLGKIGIIKKINFISKYRVTQKVLLTLMENYLKNNKPISAIEISESLKIPTELTRGILDMLKKMGYISTIECETTDEKNYKLTMSVEIITFKKLYEDMENFGENYVIDEVKFNENFKVIEYFKNI
- a CDS encoding MurR/RpiR family transcriptional regulator; the encoded protein is MIENIIKSMKNNLSESEKIIATYIVKNKNVIGEITSTELAKKIGVSQSSIIKFIKKIGFSGYIAFKLQLERDLENKKSSSKNKIHSDIDLEDSLEEVTKKTLAETIEALNSTVGVIDYKNFETIIEKIRESGRILIIGAGMSSIVARDLELKLMKIKIDTVHYDSKQMQLMKLSTMNEKDLVIAISHRGETQEVLDVVKIAKDMKICVVSITSIGKNSLSSLSDYNIGVVSKESILRSSAISSRMAQMIILDSIFLRLMQKDYRKVKKYIEKSKKIVGWVEK
- the murQ gene encoding N-acetylmuramic acid 6-phosphate etherase, yielding MEKILEGKTTETRNLKSMNMDSMSIKEILTLINEEDKRVPESIQEVIPEIEKAVKLIIEAFNNGGRLIYMGAGTSGRLGVLDAVECPPTFGVDKTKVMGLIAGGEKAFVEAQEGAEDSKELAIEELNGIELRSNDIVCGIAASGRTPYAIGGIEYAKKLGCKTIAIACNKRSKIGEIADVAIEVEVGPEVLTGSTRMKAGTAQKLILNMISTASMTGIGKVYENLMVDLKITNVKLQERAKNNVMQITGCSYEIAQETLEKANNQVKVAIIMVLLRCNREEAVERLNESKGFIREAVK
- the citD gene encoding citrate lyase acyl carrier protein, which codes for MTINKPAKCGTLESNDIFVMLTPSENGISIELESVVEKQFGNHIKMVIEEKLKEMGITSVLVKAQDKGALDYTIRARIEGAVKRGC
- the hutX gene encoding heme utilization cystosolic carrier protein HutX produces the protein MKNKINEILVNDEKASLNKIAKELDISMIEVLREAPTVKKYDIEKIDDLFDILRGWEKVFLLVITPSFVLEIQDKFPKGFYAHGFLNFHDKNSTIGGHLSVGKIKEIFLVKDIMFGRESYSIKFFGEDEKEIFAVYVPRNEKKELIEECLESFKSL
- a CDS encoding flavodoxin family protein → MKILITYSSKTGNTEKIAQAIHKGIPTANLLPISEIVNLDYDLIFVGGWIDRATFDQTALTLAKQIFDKNVAYFFTLGAYPHSEHAKDCVNNIETLLKNNNNNILGGYFCQGAIDPKLISWLSTLPSDHKMSPNEERKKRWEDAKSHPDQLDLDKATEFSLDIISKHK
- a CDS encoding MotA/TolQ/ExbB proton channel family protein, coding for MIDIIKAGGPLMAVIIFLSVAGLSVILERGYYFFKNEKDNGELLINHLEKFIKNNERERAIKACDCFKNTSAKVMKTILIEYNGEKMNCCTYDYLEEKARECALREMPKLEKNMWILALAANVTPLAGLLGTVTGMIGAFTAMSKHGAGDPTVLAFGISQALITTASGLIVAIPALIFYNFYQKKIEKALVDMEKNVVEFINILRKM
- a CDS encoding energy transducer TonB; this encodes MKFFIFSIVLHIFIFIFGFSLDSNKSFEINNVGNDFSTPSISVNFNSMQITPQPQPTESSDEILKEVLEEKVEEKIDKPKFEEKKREVIKKDNKKISKPKKVLEKKKNELTKKSHQSENTNTPTNTNTDLIELSQGVFAAKNQGVQGLKYSFISQPDPEYPLAAKRVSYTKEVSIKVRFLVGLNGEIEDIKFYSDKDSLGFQKEVEKTLNKWKLTPVTLNNKPIKLYFYKEFKFNQK
- the citF gene encoding citrate lyase subunit alpha, with the protein product MKNILGREIPEFIEGYGNVKQYKGYLSNKDGVIKKDFKFKTISAQDSKLHTDLNKLMDKLPLKDGMVVSFHHHLRNGDFVLNMVMEEIAKRGYKNITIAASSIFPCHKGLVKMIEDKVVTQIYAAYISGPVAEAISQGKLERPAIMHTHGGRARIFESGERTIDVAFMAAPTSDEYGNINGVDGKSACGALGYAHTDAELANIVVAITDNLVEYPNTTIEINQTLVDYVLVVDAIGDPKGIVSGTTQITKNPIGLKVADLTAKFIEESGYLKNGMSFQTGAGGISLAVAAQLKNIMKQKEICGSFASGGITGYIVDMYKEGLFKALFDVQCFDLDAIKSAKENPAHITMSASMYANANNKGAVVNKLDVVILGATEIDTNFNVNVTTGSNGVIMGGSGGHSDTAAGSKLCIIVSQLVNSRISVVKDKVTTLTTPGETVDILVTERGIAINPLRKDLLEKFKDSKLPIKTIEELREIARNMTGQENEIEFEDEIVAVVEYRDGTVVDTIKKVK
- a CDS encoding PTS transporter subunit EIIC; translation: MDNQSIAKEIIEKLGSKDNIAVINNCMTRVRVSVKNNDKVDFKNLDEIPGVIKVIKDDTIQVVVGPGKSKKIADEMKKLCGEISANNDEWKKTKESVKSKQSKFSSVLRRLANIFIPLIPAIIGAGLLNGIAGYFQNVYTAEGIKDMPMWITFFQTLGSGLFAYFAIFVGINSANEFGATPALGGVIGAITISGNINIFSKALGLYNAEVPLNSILIPGKGGIIGVIIGVAILAWVEKQLRKIIPDFLDTILTPMIALLIVGTLTIFAIMPFAGVVSDGIIKVFSFFIMSEGPMAIIGGFILAASFLPLLMVGLHHGLIPFYMVQLTQFGSISLFPILCMAGGGQIGGAAAIYIKAKKNKKLRDIIRSAMPVAILGIGEPMLYGVTLPLGKPFITASIAGGIGGAFLAATKVQTIAFGPAGITAIPLVIPGKILYYIIGLAISYIAGFIITYFFGIPKDIDEAV
- a CDS encoding ExbD/TolR family protein; amino-acid sequence: MFKSKGFMNYQRKQLTPDLTPLIDVVFLLLIFFMVATTFDDMKGMKIDLPKSEVSEITEAVDKISILVTSNGELKIKIDRQKESSIVDIRKDELQEKIKNIIVLMENKRVAILADRGIDYGDVVDIMSDIKLAGAQAIDIETKGK
- a CDS encoding HpcH/HpaI aldolase/citrate lyase family protein, whose product is MKLRRTMLFMPGNNPGMLQTADTFGADSVIFDLEDAVALTEKDAARILVTEAMRTMNYGETEVVIRINPLSSPFAMTDIDKMARLKPDAILLPKATPEDMEILEKELERIEKEEGFEVGTIKVHALVETAYGVETVYETIKSSNRIQAVLLGGEDLAADLAVKRTKDSEELFYARTKVVNACKALKVDAIDTPFTDTNDYEGLAADSRKAKMLGFSGKLAINPRQIDTIHEVYSPTKQEINHALRVMAAKEEAEKEGLGVFSLDGKMVDLPIINRAIQTLEIAEMIGLLD